Proteins encoded within one genomic window of Sphingomonas sp. G-3-2-10:
- a CDS encoding CheR family methyltransferase: MDAALTQPASEPVEDIEISLLLEALYRRYHYDFRHYARASIKRRMRQAREQLGFASLSAMQDGLLHDEKVATRLLDYLTVQVSEMFRDPGYFRAIRENVVPHLRTYPSLKIWIAGCSHGEELYSFAILLHEEGLLDRTLFYATDINPAALEAAQNGIYSLDRIAAFTQNHQRSGGKSSLADYYTTAYGRAVFDKKLRSRVVFSDHSLVTDAVFAECQFVSCRNVMIYFDRPLQDRAVGLFKDSLSRRGFLGLGSKETLRFSDHAHAFTEFVREEKIYQRRDA, encoded by the coding sequence ATGGATGCCGCGCTGACTCAGCCGGCCAGCGAGCCGGTCGAGGATATCGAGATCAGTCTCCTGCTGGAGGCGCTGTACCGGCGGTATCATTATGATTTCCGCCATTATGCCCGCGCGTCGATCAAGCGGCGGATGCGTCAGGCGCGCGAGCAACTGGGCTTTGCCAGCCTCTCGGCGATGCAGGATGGGCTGCTCCACGACGAGAAGGTGGCGACGCGCCTGCTCGATTATCTGACTGTGCAGGTCAGCGAGATGTTTCGCGATCCGGGTTATTTTCGGGCGATCCGCGAAAATGTCGTGCCCCACCTGCGCACCTATCCCTCGCTCAAGATCTGGATCGCGGGGTGCAGCCATGGCGAGGAACTCTATTCCTTCGCGATCCTGCTCCATGAGGAAGGGCTGCTCGATCGCACGCTATTCTATGCGACCGACATCAACCCCGCCGCGCTGGAAGCCGCGCAGAACGGCATCTATTCGCTCGACCGGATCGCTGCCTTCACGCAGAACCATCAGCGCTCCGGCGGAAAATCGTCGCTCGCCGACTACTACACCACCGCCTATGGCCGCGCCGTATTCGACAAGAAACTGAGGTCGCGGGTCGTCTTCTCCGATCACAGCCTCGTCACCGACGCGGTATTCGCCGAATGCCAATTCGTCTCGTGCCGCAACGTCATGATCTATTTCGATAGGCCATTGCAGGACCGTGCGGTGGGACTCTTCAAGGATTCGCTCAGCCGGCGCGGCTTTCTCGGTCTCGGCTCGAAGGAGACGTTACGCTTCTCCGATCATGCCCATGCCTTCACCGAATTCGTCCGCGAAGAGAAAATCTATCAACGGCGCGACGCATGA
- a CDS encoding chemotaxis protein CheB → MTDNGERAIVIGASAGAVQALSRILPRLPADYPLPVLVVVHVPAAPSGLTTLFAAKAQMVVREPEAKEPIAPGTVYFAPPGYHMLVEEDRSIALSADEPVLFSRPSIDVLFESAADCYGAGLVALVLSGANEDGAEGAASVLAAGGTVLVQDPEEAFAATMPDAALARSPAARPLSLDAITDHLLKLGTI, encoded by the coding sequence ATGACGGATAATGGGGAGCGGGCCATCGTGATCGGCGCATCGGCGGGCGCGGTGCAGGCGCTGTCGCGCATTCTGCCGCGATTGCCGGCCGATTATCCCCTGCCCGTACTGGTCGTCGTCCATGTGCCGGCGGCGCCGTCCGGGCTGACGACACTGTTCGCCGCAAAGGCGCAAATGGTGGTTCGCGAACCCGAGGCGAAGGAGCCGATCGCGCCCGGCACCGTGTATTTCGCACCGCCGGGCTATCACATGCTGGTCGAGGAAGACCGCAGCATCGCGCTATCGGCGGACGAGCCGGTGCTGTTCTCGCGACCCTCCATAGACGTCTTGTTCGAAAGCGCGGCCGATTGCTACGGTGCGGGCCTCGTCGCGCTGGTGCTGAGCGGTGCGAATGAGGATGGAGCCGAGGGCGCTGCTTCGGTCCTCGCTGCGGGGGGGACCGTGCTGGTGCAGGACCCCGAAGAAGCCTTCGCCGCCACGATGCCGGACGCGGCGCTCGCGCGGTCGCCGGCAGCGCGCCCTTTGTCGCTCGACGCAATTACCGATCATCTGCTGAAGCTGGGAACGATATGA
- a CDS encoding response regulator, which yields MSSADDPIHFLIVDDLDENLVALEALLRRDGLAFLRARSGEEALELLLRHEVALALLDVQMPGMDGFELAEFMRGNERTRHVPIIFVTAGSADTQRRFRGYEAGAVDFIQKPIEPDILRGKASVFFDLHRQRRALADTAGLLEAQVRERTVELEDALARLKAETAERERAEASLRQSQKMEAVGQLTGGIAHDFNNMLTGIIGSLDLMRRRIAVGRVDDLDRYMDAATSSAERAASLTQRLLAFSRRQSLDPRPLELNALIHSMSQLVEHALPEHIELTLVPGPDLPAALADPNQLENAILNLALNARDAMPDGGKLVIETSLADLDAAHISTRPGLPAGRFAVVSVTDTGTGIPTEVIDKVFDPFFTTKPMGQGTGLGLSMVYGFAQQSGGAVRIHSQPGIGTSVKLYLPVTDASPIATAVPAGVAPKGAGERVLIVEDDAAVRMLVREVLEELHYEAIELADPVSAVPLFASDVRIDLMISDVGMPGMNGRELADVAREHRPDLPILFITGYAEHATTRAGFLGTGMSMITKPFSMEGLAMKVSELVGKSAPVD from the coding sequence ATGAGCAGTGCGGACGATCCCATCCATTTCCTGATCGTCGACGATCTCGACGAAAATCTCGTCGCACTTGAGGCGCTGCTGCGGCGCGACGGTCTCGCCTTCTTGCGGGCGCGTTCCGGCGAGGAAGCGCTCGAATTGCTGCTGCGCCACGAAGTCGCGCTGGCGCTGCTCGACGTGCAGATGCCGGGGATGGACGGATTCGAGCTTGCCGAATTCATGCGCGGCAATGAGCGCACGCGGCACGTTCCGATCATCTTCGTGACCGCCGGCAGTGCCGACACGCAGCGGCGCTTCCGCGGCTATGAAGCCGGCGCCGTCGACTTCATCCAGAAGCCTATCGAGCCCGACATTTTGCGCGGCAAGGCGAGCGTCTTCTTCGATCTTCACCGGCAGCGTCGCGCGCTTGCCGACACCGCCGGGCTGCTCGAAGCACAGGTGCGCGAACGCACCGTTGAACTGGAAGACGCCCTCGCCCGGCTCAAGGCGGAGACCGCGGAGCGCGAACGCGCCGAGGCATCGCTGCGCCAGAGCCAGAAGATGGAAGCGGTAGGGCAATTGACCGGCGGCATCGCGCATGATTTCAACAATATGCTCACCGGCATTATCGGGTCGCTCGATCTGATGCGCCGCCGCATCGCCGTCGGCCGAGTGGACGATCTCGATCGCTATATGGATGCCGCGACCAGCTCGGCGGAGCGAGCGGCGTCGCTGACCCAGCGCCTGCTTGCCTTTTCGCGCCGGCAGTCGCTCGATCCGCGGCCGCTCGAGCTGAACGCGCTGATCCATTCGATGTCGCAGCTCGTCGAACACGCGCTGCCGGAACATATCGAACTGACGCTTGTACCCGGTCCCGATCTCCCCGCGGCGCTGGCCGATCCCAACCAGCTGGAAAATGCCATCCTGAACCTCGCGCTCAACGCTCGCGACGCGATGCCTGACGGTGGGAAGCTGGTGATCGAGACCAGCCTTGCCGATCTCGACGCGGCGCATATTTCGACAAGGCCTGGGTTGCCAGCCGGGCGGTTCGCTGTTGTGTCGGTCACCGATACCGGCACTGGCATCCCAACCGAAGTAATCGACAAGGTGTTTGATCCCTTCTTCACGACCAAGCCGATGGGACAGGGGACGGGACTGGGGCTATCGATGGTCTATGGCTTTGCGCAACAAAGTGGCGGCGCGGTGCGCATTCATAGCCAGCCGGGAATCGGAACCTCGGTGAAGCTTTACCTCCCTGTCACCGACGCAAGCCCGATCGCCACCGCGGTGCCCGCGGGGGTCGCTCCAAAAGGGGCCGGCGAGCGCGTCCTCATTGTCGAAGACGATGCGGCGGTGCGGATGCTGGTTCGCGAGGTGCTCGAGGAGCTTCATTATGAAGCGATCGAACTTGCCGACCCGGTCTCGGCGGTACCGCTGTTCGCCTCAGACGTCCGGATCGACCTGATGATTTCGGACGTCGGCATGCCGGGCATGAATGGCCGCGAGCTGGCGGACGTGGCACGCGAGCATCGCCCCGACCTCCCGATCCTGTTCATCACTGGCTATGCCGAGCACGCCACAACCCGTGCGGGATTCCTTGGCACCGGCATGTCGATGATAACCAAGCCCTTCTCCATGGAAGGCCTTGCTATGAAGGTCAGCGAACTGGTGGGAAAGTCAGCGCCGGTAGATTAG
- a CDS encoding Rap1a/Tai family immunity protein → MTMLKSLAVLTVFIATPAYAQDEIPAFVTAKELSDICQTDRPWCAGYISGVADGATSYAAHVKVPLPYCVPLGVPSEQITDIVIAYLSSHPAERHKDAAAQVLNALFEAFPCTKR, encoded by the coding sequence ATGACGATGCTGAAATCGTTGGCGGTCTTAACGGTGTTCATCGCGACACCTGCGTACGCCCAGGACGAAATTCCGGCTTTTGTAACCGCCAAGGAACTCTCCGATATTTGCCAAACGGACAGGCCCTGGTGTGCCGGCTACATTTCCGGTGTCGCTGACGGGGCCACAAGTTATGCCGCACATGTTAAAGTCCCACTGCCATACTGCGTGCCCTTGGGTGTCCCAAGTGAGCAGATAACCGATATTGTGATTGCCTATCTCAGCAGCCACCCGGCGGAGCGACACAAGGACGCTGCCGCCCAGGTCTTGAACGCATTGTTTGAAGCCTTCCCCTGCACCAAGCGCTGA